GTAATTTATTCTTTTCTCAGGTAATAAAATCACCCAAGTAACTGGTTGCTTACAATGCAAATATCGTACTTACTAAATAGTTTGACAGCCGAAGATGAAATCAGGATGAAATTAAAGGTTGCTGCTCTTGGCAAAGACTAGCTACAAGGAATTAGAACACTGTAATACAGGACTACAGGGTTCTAATTCTTTTGTGACACCCTGCTTTGCTTTGCCGGCGTTAGCCAGAGTTCAGAATATGGCAAATAATCATGTTATGAAAGTAACGTATTTAAAATAATTTGCCTTTGTAGTAAATATAAGTAAATCTAATATGGTAAAGCTGAAATTATTGATTGGAGGAATAGTATTCATCCCGCTAGTCGCAGTCCTATGCGACTTTAGTTTCGGAAGATTTTGGTTTTCAGAACGCTCAGACCATCAAAAATTAGTCAAAAAACCAGAACAACTCAGTGCCAGCGCTGTGAGCAATCAGCATAGTTCGGTATCCAATAAAGCCAGTGTTGCACAAGTAAACAGCCACATCTTTACAGTCCCTAATGAGTTTCAGGGAAAAATCATTCAACAGGCACAACTGAATAAACCAGATAAAGTTATCGCGCTAACTTTTGATGATGGCCCCGCACCTAAATACACACAACAGGTGTTAGAAATACTGAAGCAACAAAATATTAAGGCAACGTTCTTCTGTGTGGGGGAGATGGTGCATTATTTCCCCCAAATTGCCAAGCTAGAGGTAGCCGATGGTCACGCAATTGGTAATCACACGTGGCATCACTGGTATCGGCATATGAACCTGTCTGTTGCTGCGCGTGAGATTGAGTCCACCGCAACAGCTATTTACCAAACTATGGGGGTAAAAACTTTTCTGTTTCGTCCGCCTTATGGCATCCTCAACAATGGTGTAGCTGATTACGCTCAAAAGAATAATTACGCTGTTCTCATGTGGTCAGATGACTCGATCGACTATCGCCGTCCTCCAGTATCCAGACTCGTCAATAATGTGCTGAAGGACGCAAAGCCTGGTGGCATAGTACTGATGCATGATGGTGGTGGCGATCGCTCACATACAGTTAAGGCTTTACCGCAAATTATCGCTTCACTCAAACAGCGTGGTTATCGGTTTGTGACCATCCCAGAATTGTTAGAAATACAGGTACAAAAAACACCGTTGGTAACAACAGCACAGTTTCATAAAATGAATAAAGGTACATAAATTATTAACTCATTACTTTACCTGATGCAAGCTTTCAAATAGAATTCAGGAGTCAGGAGTCAGAATTCAGCAATGTTTTCTATACGACTGGCAGATGAATAAGTGGGTTTAAGACCCCCACTAAATCTATGATTTAATGGTCTTAAATTACTAGCGGGTTTGAATCCACCACTTTCTTGTTCTGACTCCTGAATTCTAACTTCTGAATTCTTTTTCAAATGTGTTCTTTTTTTATACAAATTATCTACCTTGGAATTTACAGCAAGCCAGTTCTTAAAAAGCGTGTTTCATTAAGGAGTATTAACTGGATATAGAAATTAGGCTTGAATTTTTATAGCTATACTAAGCCTCTAGGCTTTGTTAATTAAGCTTTGGACTAATCTGGATTTTCAGAAATCAAATACTAGTCCTATACTCTTGTCAGTAGCAAAAATTAGCGCAAGGTAAAAAACTCTTCCGCAGCTGAAGGATGAATACCAATTGTTGCATCAAAATCTTTTTTAGTGATACCTGTCCGAATAGCAAGTCCAAGACATTGAATAATCTCAGCAGCATATTCACCGACCATATGAGCACCGAGTACCCTGTCTGATTTGCTATCAACTACTAATTTAATCAGAGTTTTCTGTTCCGGTTCAGCAATCGTGTCGAAAAGAGGTTGAAACCTTTGGGAATAGCAGCGTATTGATTCTCCAAATTTTTCGCGTGCTTTAGCTTCAGTCAAGCCAACCGTAGCCGCTTCTGGTCGAGAAGAAAGTGCTGAGGGAATAGCCATGAATTACACATGTGCCACCTACCTGGTCGCGTTCAGAAATTAACACACGAGCACCATAACCAGCAGATTGTCTTGCTGCCGCAAGACCTCCAGGCCCTGCGCCAATTACAAAGAGGTCATAATCAAAGCTCATAAATTATTAACTCAGTTTTTAAGAACACTATATTTCCCTATATTTTTAGCTTTCCACACAGTGATGAAATTAATATGAAATCATTGGAATTTTAATTAAAAAATAGTTATGCATATTCAAATGAAATCAGCATGAAATTTCCTTATGTCATTAGTAATAAATATTTCTTGTGCCATTAGGTGGACGCAAGCAGATTAGTTATTTTTTAATCTGAGGGCGCAGAGGCATAAATACTGTCTCATGCGAAATTGATGATTTTGATTTTAAATCGGAGGTATAATTATGACCACAACCCAATCTCACCAATCCTTGCTTGAAAGTTGCATAGAGGCTTGCTTTGATTGCCTACGTGATTGCGAAAACTGTGCCGATGCCTGTTTAAGTGGCAACATGGTACAGATGATGGCTCAATGCATCAAGCTGTGTCGAGACTGTGCTGATACTTGCGCTTTGTGCGCCCGTTTCATGTCTCGCAATTCGGCTCTCCATGCTCAAATGTGCGGAATCTGTGCAGAAGCTTGCGATCGCTGTGCCAGTAAATGTGAAAAACACGATAGCGACCACTGCAAACGCTGTGCTGCATCTTGCCGTCGTTGCGCCGAGTCTTGTCACCAAATGGCTACAGCTATGGCGTAAGTATCTGTAATCGCTGACTGCTGGATTGCAAAATAATTATCAAATATAATACACCATGTATTACGTAGATGATTGGCTTGACTTTACCTCGTAATACATGGGATTTCTCAGAACCACTACCGAGTATTACACGGTATGAGCAGGAGATAAAGAAGCGATTAGCCCAGCTAGGGGTACAGCCGGGATACGTGCAAGTGCGATTCGTTTTGGAGAAACCCAGTTTTTTCTGGGGGGATTCCAGGCTTTAGTAGAGTAACCCTTCTGGGCTGAGTCCGCACTTTAATCCTCTACTGATGACAACTTGATATCCATGTAAGTGAGGTGACAACTGAGAAACCAATTCTTACTGCCCTGGTGCGGGGTTAAAAGCACATAAACTACCAATGATGGTAGCCCCTACGGAGAAGACTGACTATCTCTCTTCGTAAAGCGGGGATGAAAGCGGTTAATGGTGGTAATTGCTGAAAGCACCAACTGCAAGCAAGAATCTATGAGGAGAGTAAACGAAGTGTCGTTGAGCCATCGTCAAATCTCGCCAAGGAATATAAGCTTGTGTTTCGGACACACCTTGGGTTGGAAATAACCGACAAGGGGTTTGGACTGCCAGTATCTTGCGACCGAGGCAGCGTACCTCCTTGACCCCCGGTGGATAGACACCCTCTAAAGATTCAAAACAATG
This is a stretch of genomic DNA from Nostoc sp. KVJ3. It encodes these proteins:
- a CDS encoding FAD-dependent oxidoreductase, with the protein product MSFDYDLFVIGAGPGGLAAARQSAGYGARVLISERDQVGGTCVIHGYSLSTFFSTRSGYGWLD
- a CDS encoding four-helix bundle copper-binding protein, translating into MTTTQSHQSLLESCIEACFDCLRDCENCADACLSGNMVQMMAQCIKLCRDCADTCALCARFMSRNSALHAQMCGICAEACDRCASKCEKHDSDHCKRCAASCRRCAESCHQMATAMA
- a CDS encoding polysaccharide deacetylase family protein; the encoded protein is MVKLKLLIGGIVFIPLVAVLCDFSFGRFWFSERSDHQKLVKKPEQLSASAVSNQHSSVSNKASVAQVNSHIFTVPNEFQGKIIQQAQLNKPDKVIALTFDDGPAPKYTQQVLEILKQQNIKATFFCVGEMVHYFPQIAKLEVADGHAIGNHTWHHWYRHMNLSVAAREIESTATAIYQTMGVKTFLFRPPYGILNNGVADYAQKNNYAVLMWSDDSIDYRRPPVSRLVNNVLKDAKPGGIVLMHDGGGDRSHTVKALPQIIASLKQRGYRFVTIPELLEIQVQKTPLVTTAQFHKMNKGT